The DNA sequence ACAGCGCCCTGTCGCTCAGCGCGCTCTATGCCAAAAGCATCGACGTCAGCCAAGCCGGCGGCATTTCCGTCCTCGGTGTCGGCGACAAAGGGCCCGAAGTCAAAATCATCGCGGCGCTTACCAGCAAACTCACCCACGACCTGGTTGCCCGGCCCGGTATCCACTCGGCGAAGGATCTGCGCGGCAAGCGCGTGGGCGTGCAAGTCATCGGCGGCAGCCTGTGGATCACCGCCATGCTGGCCCTCGAACAGCTCAAGATCGATGCCGTGCGCGACGACATCAAAGTTCTCACCATCGGCGATCAAACCGTGCTCGCCCAAGCGTTGGAGACCGGCGTTATCGATGCCGCGCCCCTCGACACCGCGTTCAGTCAGAAGCTCAAGAAAAAAGGCTTTCCGGTTTTGGTCGAACTCAACAAGACCAACAGCCGCACCGTCAGCTCCACCGTTGTGGTGCTCAATTCGTTCTTGCAGACCCAACCGCAAATCTTGGAAAATCTCTTGAAAGCCTTGATCGAGGGGGTGGCTTTCACC is a window from the Deltaproteobacteria bacterium genome containing:
- a CDS encoding ABC transporter substrate-binding protein, yielding MTKLLIVALGLLIQLSNGAEADSASAPAKLIIAHAANNPRVAPLWVTDEHGLFAKYGIKAEVIFIRNSALSLSALYAKSIDVSQAGGISVLGVGDKGPEVKIIAALTSKLTHDLVARPGIHSAKDLRGKRVGVQVIGGSLWITAMLALEQLKIDAVRDDIKVLTIGDQTVLAQALETGVIDAAPLDTAFSQKLKKKGFPVLVELNKTNSRTVSSTVVVLNSFLQTQPQILENLLKALIEGVAFTLAPENKPLVVRTIMKRLKLSDPADAEEGYDGLAKATDLKPYPSMEGMRNMQRFMKTQNPQVANINLESLVDSRLVKKLDDSGFIDQMLKTYGIAK